In the Streptomyces sp. BHT-5-2 genome, one interval contains:
- a CDS encoding YhgE/Pip domain-containing protein, protein MRSPRLAALELRRFGRGKLPRLGLVALMLIPLLYGALYLCSFWDPYSRLDKIPVALVNEDQGATSGGKKLTAGADLARNVKDSKTFDWEEVSAADAAKGLEKGDYYLSLTVPKDFSERIASSGGDDPQTGALQVRTNDANNYIVGSISKTVFSEIRAKTSAKSSRAFLDKIFVSFSDLHDETAKAADGAGKVNDGLGTAREKTGELADGLGKLNDGAGKLDKGAGDLSNGAGKLDKGAGDLSNGAGKLDKGAGDLSNGAGKLDKGAGDLSNGAAQAAAKAKELSQGASQVADGTQQLVDQIGGLAKKDLPYLKQHGKEIADGARFVVKVTEDVDDLLSKLPANSSKAAAQTRKSADDAQALYEARCTGGNTDADCARLKGIAVGTADAADLAKKVDNAISQADFGQLRAKLREVQQGAQMVADQVPDIVKNADGQLAQLNKLNTGAHQVAQGAGQFAGGLGALANGAGQLADGAGQLHNGAGDLANGAGQLHKGAGDLANGAGQLANGAGDLANGAGQLHNGLGTAHDGAEKLSGGLYKLKDGANQLATGLHSGVAKIPDYDKKDRDTRTDVMSDPVKLAAKSMHKAPNYGTGLAPYFIPLSLWVGAMVAYMLLAPLGKRALAAGAPGWRIALGSWLPAFAIGVVQVLALMAVLHWALGLEMERAGATIGFLMLGTACFTALIQLLSAFFGPAGRVLTLVVLMLQLTSAGGTYPVQTSPGFFSWIHPFLPMSYVVDGLRRLITGGDLDVVWQGSIVLAAFTVGALALTALAARSRQVVRMKDLHPELSL, encoded by the coding sequence ATGCGTTCGCCGAGACTGGCCGCGCTTGAGTTGCGGCGGTTCGGCCGGGGCAAGCTCCCCCGGCTGGGCCTGGTCGCCCTGATGCTCATCCCGCTGCTGTACGGAGCGCTCTACCTCTGCTCCTTCTGGGACCCCTACAGCCGCCTGGACAAGATCCCGGTCGCCCTCGTCAACGAGGACCAGGGCGCCACCTCCGGCGGCAAGAAGCTGACCGCCGGCGCCGACCTGGCCCGCAACGTCAAGGACAGCAAGACCTTCGACTGGGAGGAGGTCAGCGCCGCCGACGCCGCCAAGGGTCTGGAGAAGGGCGACTACTACCTCTCGCTGACCGTCCCCAAGGACTTCAGCGAGCGGATCGCCTCCAGCGGCGGTGACGACCCGCAGACCGGTGCGCTCCAGGTCCGCACCAACGACGCCAACAACTACATCGTCGGCTCGATCTCCAAGACGGTGTTCTCCGAGATCCGCGCCAAGACCTCGGCGAAGTCCAGCCGGGCCTTCCTCGACAAGATCTTCGTGTCGTTCTCGGACCTGCACGACGAGACCGCCAAGGCCGCCGACGGCGCCGGCAAGGTCAACGACGGCCTGGGCACCGCCCGCGAGAAGACGGGCGAACTGGCCGACGGGCTGGGCAAGTTGAACGACGGCGCGGGCAAGCTCGACAAGGGGGCGGGGGACCTCAGCAACGGCGCCGGGAAGCTGGACAAGGGCGCCGGCGACCTCAGCAACGGCGCCGGGAAGCTGGACAAGGGCGCCGGCGACCTCAGCAACGGCGCGGGCAAGCTCGACAAGGGCGCCGGCGACCTCAGCAACGGCGCGGCCCAGGCCGCTGCCAAGGCCAAGGAGCTCAGCCAGGGCGCGAGTCAGGTCGCGGACGGCACCCAGCAGCTCGTCGACCAGATCGGCGGCCTCGCCAAGAAGGACCTGCCCTACCTCAAGCAGCACGGCAAGGAGATCGCCGACGGCGCACGGTTCGTCGTCAAAGTGACCGAGGACGTGGACGACCTCCTGTCCAAGCTCCCCGCGAACTCGTCCAAGGCCGCCGCCCAGACGCGCAAGAGCGCCGACGATGCCCAGGCGCTGTACGAGGCGCGGTGCACCGGCGGGAACACCGACGCGGACTGCGCGCGCCTGAAGGGGATCGCGGTCGGCACCGCCGACGCGGCCGACCTGGCGAAGAAGGTCGACAACGCCATCTCACAGGCGGACTTCGGCCAGCTGCGCGCCAAGCTGCGCGAGGTGCAACAGGGTGCCCAGATGGTCGCCGACCAGGTGCCCGACATCGTGAAGAACGCCGACGGTCAGCTCGCCCAGCTCAACAAGCTCAACACCGGTGCGCACCAGGTCGCCCAGGGCGCCGGGCAGTTCGCCGGCGGTCTCGGTGCCCTCGCCAACGGTGCCGGCCAGCTCGCCGACGGCGCAGGCCAGCTCCACAACGGTGCCGGTGACCTCGCCAACGGCGCAGGCCAGCTGCACAAGGGCGCCGGTGACCTCGCCAACGGCGCAGGCCAGTTGGCCAACGGCGCCGGTGACCTCGCCAACGGCGCAGGCCAGCTGCACAACGGTCTCGGCACCGCCCACGACGGCGCCGAGAAGCTCAGCGGCGGTCTGTACAAGCTCAAGGACGGCGCCAACCAGCTGGCCACCGGGCTGCACAGTGGTGTCGCCAAGATCCCGGACTACGACAAGAAGGACCGGGACACCCGCACCGACGTGATGTCCGACCCGGTCAAGCTGGCCGCCAAGTCGATGCACAAGGCGCCCAACTACGGCACCGGCCTCGCCCCGTACTTCATCCCGCTCTCCCTCTGGGTCGGCGCGATGGTCGCGTACATGCTGCTCGCGCCGCTCGGCAAGCGGGCGCTGGCCGCGGGCGCGCCCGGCTGGCGGATCGCGCTCGGCTCCTGGCTGCCGGCGTTCGCCATCGGCGTCGTCCAGGTGCTGGCCCTGATGGCCGTGCTGCACTGGGCGCTGGGTCTGGAGATGGAGCGCGCGGGCGCCACGATCGGGTTCCTGATGCTGGGCACCGCCTGCTTCACCGCCCTCATCCAGCTGCTGAGCGCCTTCTTCGGGCCGGCCGGCCGGGTGTTGACGCTGGTCGTCCTGATGCTCCAGCTGACGTCGGCGGGCGGCACCTACCCGGTGCAGACCAGTCCGGGGTTCTTCTCCTGGATCCACCCGTTCCTGCCGATGAGCTACGTCGTCGACGGCCTGCGCCGGCTGATCACCGGCGGTGACCTGGACGTCGTCTGGCAGGGCAGCATCGTGCTCGCCGCGTTCACGGTGGGCGCGCTGGCCCTCACCGCCCTCGCGGCGCGCAGCCGCCAGGTGGTGCGGATGAAGGACCTGCACCCGGAGCTCAGCCTGTGA
- a CDS encoding TetR/AcrR family transcriptional regulator — protein sequence MSTRSGNGGGAISGAAPRRTPTRRRLFDAAVTLIAEQGFSATTVEEIAERAGVAKGTVYYNFSSKNVLYEELLRDGVDLLAASLRTAADDTAARGGSRVDALDAMIRAGLDFIAGSPALTQLYVAELWRTNRTWRATLTSVRGRALAVVESVLQDAVRAGELSDELDVPLTASALLGMVLVAALDWQSFQPQRSVEEVHAALSQLVQGRVAA from the coding sequence GTGAGCACCCGCTCCGGCAACGGGGGCGGCGCCATCTCCGGCGCCGCCCCCCGCCGCACCCCCACCCGGCGCCGGCTCTTCGACGCCGCCGTCACGCTCATCGCCGAACAGGGCTTCTCCGCCACCACGGTCGAGGAGATCGCCGAGCGCGCGGGCGTCGCCAAGGGCACCGTCTACTACAACTTCAGCAGCAAGAACGTCCTCTACGAGGAACTGCTGCGGGACGGCGTCGACCTGCTCGCCGCCTCGCTGCGCACCGCCGCGGACGACACCGCGGCCCGCGGCGGCAGCCGGGTCGACGCGCTCGACGCGATGATCCGCGCCGGCCTGGACTTCATCGCCGGCTCCCCCGCCCTCACCCAGCTCTACGTCGCCGAGCTGTGGCGCACCAACCGCACCTGGCGCGCCACCCTCACCTCCGTCCGGGGCCGCGCCCTGGCGGTCGTGGAGTCGGTGCTGCAGGACGCGGTGCGCGCCGGGGAGTTGAGCGACGAACTCGATGTGCCGCTCACCGCCTCCGCGCTGCTGGGGATGGTGCTGGTCGCGGCGCTGGACTGGCAGTCGTTCCAGCCCCAGCGGTCGGTCGAGGAGGTGCACGCCGCCCTGTCCCAGCTGGTGCAGGGCCGCGTGGCGGCCTGA
- the speB gene encoding agmatinase: MTTASHEPVGPVDSSRIPRYAGPATFARLPRLDEVGGRTDVAVVGVPFDTGVSYRPGARFGGNAIREASRLLRPYNPAQDASPFALAQVADAGDIAANPFDIHEAVETIEAAADDILGTGARMMTLGGDHTIALPLLRSVARKHGPVALLHFDAHLDTWDTYFGAEYTHGTPFRRAVEEGILDTSALSHVGTRGPLYGKKDLTDDEKMGFGIVTSADVYRRGADEVADQLRQRIGDRPLYISIDIDCLDPAHAPGTGTPEAGGMTSRELLEILRGLASCNLVSADVVEVAPAYDHAEITAVAASHTAYELTTIMSRQIADARG; encoded by the coding sequence ATGACCACCGCATCGCACGAGCCCGTGGGCCCCGTCGACTCCTCCCGCATTCCGCGCTACGCCGGGCCCGCGACCTTCGCCCGGCTGCCCCGCCTCGACGAGGTCGGCGGCCGGACCGATGTCGCCGTCGTCGGTGTCCCCTTCGACACCGGCGTCTCCTACCGCCCGGGCGCCCGCTTCGGCGGCAACGCGATCCGTGAGGCGTCGCGGCTGCTGCGGCCCTACAACCCGGCGCAGGACGCCTCGCCGTTCGCGCTGGCGCAGGTCGCCGACGCCGGGGACATCGCGGCCAACCCGTTCGACATCCACGAGGCCGTGGAGACCATCGAGGCCGCCGCGGACGACATCCTGGGCACCGGCGCCCGCATGATGACGCTCGGCGGCGACCACACCATCGCCCTGCCGCTGCTCCGCTCGGTCGCCAGGAAGCACGGCCCGGTGGCGCTGCTGCACTTCGACGCGCACCTCGACACCTGGGACACCTACTTCGGCGCCGAGTACACCCACGGCACCCCGTTCCGCCGCGCCGTCGAGGAGGGCATCCTCGACACCTCCGCCCTCTCCCACGTCGGCACCCGCGGTCCGCTCTACGGCAAGAAGGACCTCACCGACGACGAGAAGATGGGTTTCGGCATCGTCACCTCCGCGGACGTCTACCGCCGCGGCGCCGACGAGGTCGCCGACCAGCTGCGGCAGCGCATCGGCGACCGGCCGCTGTACATCTCGATCGACATCGACTGCCTGGACCCGGCGCACGCCCCCGGCACCGGCACCCCCGAGGCCGGCGGCATGACCTCGCGGGAGCTGCTGGAGATCCTGCGCGGACTGGCGTCCTGCAACCTGGTGTCCGCGGACGTGGTGGAGGTGGCCCCCGCCTACGACCACGCCGAGATCACCGCCGTGGCCGCCTCGCACACCGCCTACGAGCTGACCACGATCATGTCCCGGCAGATCGCGGACGCCCGGGGCTGA
- a CDS encoding phosphatase → MPIAAPAPSRAELIDHLVRTRIAGAVATPRENNLLHYRRLANGDRHYWFGLELGDRWTDEQDVLAVMAERCGVNDDPDHRQGQDTIDPELTVDALERAAAVLRKAAADRQRVLFATGHPGGLLDVHRATAQALRERDCEIMVVPDGLQAADGMVFQFGDVAVLERGATLWHTHSPEPMAAILDGLERAGRPLPDLVMADHGWAGCAGQRGIPTIGFADCNDPALFLAEAEGTVQVTVPLDDHVLSPRHYDPPTRYLLAAADLL, encoded by the coding sequence ATGCCGATAGCCGCTCCGGCCCCCTCGCGTGCCGAACTCATCGACCATCTCGTCCGCACCCGGATCGCGGGGGCCGTCGCCACCCCGCGCGAGAACAACCTGCTGCACTACCGCCGGCTCGCGAACGGCGACCGCCACTACTGGTTCGGCCTGGAGCTGGGCGACCGCTGGACGGACGAGCAGGACGTGCTGGCCGTGATGGCGGAGCGCTGCGGCGTCAACGACGACCCGGACCACCGGCAGGGCCAGGACACCATCGACCCGGAGCTGACCGTGGACGCGCTGGAGCGCGCCGCCGCGGTGCTGCGCAAGGCGGCCGCCGACCGCCAGCGCGTCCTGTTCGCCACCGGCCACCCCGGCGGCCTGCTGGACGTCCACCGTGCCACCGCCCAGGCCCTGCGCGAGCGCGACTGCGAGATCATGGTCGTCCCCGACGGGCTGCAGGCCGCCGACGGGATGGTGTTCCAGTTCGGCGACGTGGCGGTGCTGGAGCGCGGGGCGACGCTGTGGCACACCCACTCCCCGGAGCCGATGGCCGCGATCCTGGACGGCCTGGAGCGCGCCGGCCGCCCGCTGCCGGACCTGGTCATGGCCGACCACGGCTGGGCCGGCTGCGCGGGCCAGCGCGGCATCCCCACGATCGGCTTCGCCGACTGCAACGACCCCGCCCTCTTCCTCGCCGAGGCCGAGGGCACCGTCCAGGTCACCGTCCCCCTCGACGACCACGTCCTGAGCCCCCGCCACTACGACCCGCCGACCCGCTACCTCCTGGCGGCGGCGGACCTGCTCTGA
- a CDS encoding serine hydrolase, producing the protein MRLRRSAPRRSAPRRSVRRRLAVAGVALAVIAAGACAPAVMASPAVPHRTAAGAPFDPAPMRELLARLPDRVVAGALVRVAGDGRATPWTGTAGEVSPDAHFRIGSVTKIFTSTIVLQLVAERRIALDAPVRRYLPDLVPAAYGTVTVHELLDHTSGLPAPAGIPGPADGPGWWRKGVSPQDVVRNAFAAAAGRKPGQRPVPGRVQQYNGVNTFVLGLLVEKVTGRTFGDALTRRIIRPLGLRHTGLPARDDMSLPVPHARVYVGEDEVTEQSPWAWAEGGMISTAADLDRFTTALFRGRLLPPAQQKLVFTVPAVDSAPTNTNCINGKSCFSAGGLMRIVLDNGVTVWGKTGSLPGWTNGVFTTRDLKRRVAYSLNPTGTTSERPYVMAVLNAAFKNAGFRDTTFKDAG; encoded by the coding sequence ATGCGACTCCGCCGTTCCGCCCCACGCCGTTCCGCCCCACGCCGGTCCGTCCGCCGTCGGCTGGCCGTCGCCGGCGTCGCCCTCGCCGTGATCGCCGCAGGGGCCTGCGCGCCCGCCGTGATGGCGTCCCCTGCCGTTCCGCACCGGACGGCTGCCGGCGCCCCGTTCGATCCCGCACCGATGCGGGAACTGCTCGCCCGTCTGCCCGATCGCGTCGTCGCCGGCGCGCTGGTCAGGGTGGCGGGGGACGGCCGGGCGACGCCGTGGACCGGCACCGCGGGGGAGGTGTCCCCCGACGCCCACTTCCGCATCGGCAGCGTGACGAAGATCTTCACCAGCACGATCGTGCTCCAGTTGGTCGCCGAGCGCCGGATCGCCCTCGACGCTCCCGTCCGCCGCTATCTGCCCGACCTCGTTCCCGCCGCCTACGGCACCGTCACCGTGCACGAACTCCTGGACCACACCAGCGGCCTGCCGGCCCCGGCCGGCATACCGGGGCCCGCGGACGGGCCGGGGTGGTGGCGCAAGGGCGTCTCGCCGCAGGACGTGGTGCGCAACGCCTTCGCGGCCGCCGCGGGCCGGAAGCCGGGGCAGCGGCCCGTACCCGGCCGCGTCCAGCAGTACAACGGCGTCAACACCTTCGTCCTCGGCCTGCTGGTCGAGAAGGTGACCGGCCGCACCTTCGGCGACGCACTCACCCGCCGTATCATCCGGCCGCTGGGGCTGCGCCACACCGGCCTCCCCGCGCGGGACGACATGTCCCTACCCGTCCCGCACGCCCGCGTGTACGTCGGCGAGGACGAGGTGACCGAGCAGAGCCCCTGGGCCTGGGCCGAGGGCGGCATGATCTCCACCGCCGCCGATCTGGACCGGTTTACGACCGCCCTGTTCCGCGGCCGGCTCCTCCCGCCCGCCCAGCAGAAGCTGGTGTTCACCGTGCCCGCGGTGGACAGCGCGCCGACCAACACCAACTGCATCAACGGGAAGAGCTGCTTCAGCGCCGGCGGCCTGATGCGGATCGTGCTCGACAACGGCGTCACCGTCTGGGGCAAGACCGGTTCCCTGCCCGGGTGGACCAACGGTGTCTTCACCACCCGCGACCTGAAGCGCCGCGTGGCCTACTCCCTCAACCCCACGGGCACGACCTCCGAACGCCCCTACGTGATGGCGGTCCTGAACGCCGCCTTCAAGAACGCCGGTTTCAGGGACACGACCTTCAAGGACGCCGGCTGA
- a CDS encoding acyl-CoA thioesterase II translates to MNDALRSLLELLDLERIEQDIFRGQSRASVVPRVFGGQVAAQALVAAGHTVPAERPPHSLHAYFLHPGDPGAPIVYTVDRIRDGRSFTTRRVVAVQHGRQIFHLTASFHAYEYEEGAGALEHQEPMPAAPDPLELPTAAETLPRHAERYLSPEVAERLLEARAAIDLRYADEPPYATVGRPREPRSQVWFRTQGKLDDAGDGIPRPLLDVCLVTYVSDMTLLDSILLAHGRGGWAVGDVVGASLDHAMWFHRPLRADEWLLYDQESPTSRSGRGLGQGRIFTADGQLAVTVIQEGVVRVPRG, encoded by the coding sequence GTGAACGACGCACTCCGGTCGCTGCTCGAACTGCTGGACCTGGAACGGATCGAGCAGGACATCTTCCGCGGGCAGAGCCGCGCCTCCGTGGTGCCCCGGGTCTTCGGCGGCCAGGTCGCCGCCCAGGCCCTGGTCGCGGCCGGCCACACGGTCCCCGCCGAACGGCCACCGCACTCCCTGCACGCGTACTTCCTGCACCCCGGCGACCCCGGCGCGCCGATCGTCTACACCGTCGACCGGATCCGCGACGGCCGGTCCTTCACCACCCGCCGGGTCGTCGCCGTCCAGCACGGCCGGCAGATCTTCCACCTCACCGCGTCATTCCACGCGTACGAGTACGAGGAGGGGGCGGGGGCGCTGGAGCACCAGGAGCCGATGCCGGCCGCGCCCGACCCGCTGGAACTGCCCACCGCCGCCGAGACGCTGCCCCGGCACGCCGAGCGGTACCTCTCGCCGGAGGTGGCCGAGCGGCTGCTGGAGGCCCGGGCCGCGATCGACCTGCGGTACGCCGACGAGCCGCCCTACGCCACCGTCGGCCGGCCGCGCGAGCCCCGCTCCCAGGTGTGGTTCCGCACCCAGGGCAAGCTCGACGATGCCGGTGACGGCATCCCCCGCCCGCTCCTCGACGTCTGCCTGGTCACCTACGTCTCCGACATGACGCTGCTGGACTCGATCCTGCTGGCGCACGGCCGCGGCGGCTGGGCGGTCGGCGACGTGGTCGGCGCGAGTCTGGACCACGCGATGTGGTTCCACCGCCCGCTGCGCGCCGACGAGTGGCTGCTCTACGACCAGGAGTCGCCCACCTCCCGGTCCGGCCGCGGGCTCGGCCAGGGACGCATCTTCACGGCGGACGGACAGCTGGCGGTGACGGTGATCCAGGAGGGGGTCGTGCGGGTGCCGCGGGGGTAG
- a CDS encoding acyl-CoA dehydrogenase family protein has protein sequence MRRTVFNEDHEAFRETIRAFVEAEVVPVYDDWYAAGQVPRDFYYKLAELGIFGIRVPEEYGGAGIDSHKFEAVMYEETARAGVTFGGSGVHVLLGLPYIEMLATEEQKKRYLPKFVSGEEMWALAMTEPGTGSDLAGMKTTAKLSADGTHYVLNGSKTFITGGVHADRVIVCARTSAPREDDRRHGISLFAVDTTSEGYSIGRKLDKLGLKVSDTAELAFVDVKVPVEDLLGEENKGFSYLGRNLPSERWGIAFGAYAQAKAAVRFAQSYVQERTVFGKTVASFQNTKFELAACQAEVDAAEAVADRALEALDAGELTAAEAASAKLFCTEVAHRVIDRCLQLHGGYGFMNEYPIARLYADNRVNRIYGGTSEVMKSIIAKSMGL, from the coding sequence ATGCGCCGGACGGTGTTCAACGAGGATCACGAGGCGTTCCGCGAGACCATACGCGCCTTCGTCGAGGCCGAGGTCGTACCGGTCTACGACGACTGGTACGCCGCCGGCCAAGTGCCCCGCGACTTCTACTACAAACTCGCCGAGCTGGGCATCTTCGGCATCCGCGTCCCCGAGGAGTACGGCGGCGCCGGCATCGACTCGCACAAGTTCGAGGCCGTGATGTACGAGGAGACGGCCCGCGCCGGCGTCACCTTCGGCGGCTCCGGCGTCCATGTGCTGCTCGGCCTGCCGTACATCGAGATGCTCGCCACCGAGGAGCAGAAGAAGCGCTACCTCCCCAAGTTCGTCTCCGGCGAGGAGATGTGGGCCCTGGCGATGACCGAGCCCGGCACCGGCTCCGACCTCGCCGGCATGAAGACCACCGCCAAGCTCTCCGCCGACGGCACCCACTACGTCCTCAACGGCTCCAAGACCTTCATCACCGGCGGCGTGCACGCCGACCGCGTCATCGTCTGCGCCCGCACCTCCGCGCCGCGCGAGGACGACCGCCGCCACGGCATCTCCCTCTTCGCCGTCGACACCACGTCCGAGGGCTACTCGATCGGCCGCAAGCTCGACAAGCTCGGCCTGAAGGTCTCCGACACCGCCGAGCTGGCGTTCGTCGACGTCAAGGTGCCCGTCGAGGACCTGCTCGGCGAGGAGAACAAGGGCTTCTCCTACCTCGGCCGCAACCTCCCCTCCGAGCGCTGGGGCATCGCCTTCGGCGCCTACGCGCAGGCCAAGGCCGCCGTCCGCTTCGCCCAGAGTTACGTCCAGGAGCGCACCGTCTTCGGCAAGACCGTCGCCTCCTTCCAGAACACCAAGTTCGAACTGGCCGCCTGCCAGGCCGAGGTGGACGCCGCCGAGGCGGTCGCCGACCGCGCCCTGGAGGCCCTGGACGCCGGCGAACTGACCGCCGCCGAGGCCGCCTCCGCCAAGCTCTTCTGCACCGAGGTCGCCCACCGCGTCATCGACCGCTGCCTCCAACTCCACGGCGGCTACGGCTTCATGAACGAGTACCCCATCGCCCGCCTCTACGCCGACAACCGCGTCAACCGCATCTACGGCGGCACCAGCGAGGTCATGAAGTCCATCATCGCCAAGTCCATGGGCCTGTAG
- a CDS encoding TetR/AcrR family transcriptional regulator → MSNAHAPAPTSRREQILKEAARLFAERGFHGVGVDEIGAAVGISGPGLYRHFAGKDAMLAELLVGISERLLAGGRMRVDEGGESPAAVLDALIDGHIDFALDDRPLITLHDRELDRLREADRKRVRQLQRQYVELWVEVVRQVHPAPAESEVRAAVHAVFGLLNSTPHLGRPGSLPGRTEMAHLLHRLALGAFAAVDADGAAGVAEGVVAAHRAG, encoded by the coding sequence ATGAGCAACGCGCACGCCCCCGCCCCGACCAGCCGCCGCGAGCAGATCCTCAAGGAGGCCGCCCGGCTCTTCGCCGAGCGCGGCTTCCACGGCGTCGGCGTGGACGAGATAGGGGCGGCCGTGGGCATCTCCGGCCCCGGGCTCTACCGGCACTTCGCCGGCAAGGACGCGATGCTCGCCGAGCTGCTCGTCGGGATCAGCGAACGGCTGCTGGCCGGCGGCCGGATGCGGGTCGACGAGGGCGGGGAGAGCCCCGCGGCGGTGCTCGACGCGCTGATCGACGGGCACATCGACTTCGCCCTCGACGACCGCCCCCTGATCACCCTGCACGACCGCGAGCTGGACCGGCTGCGGGAGGCCGACCGCAAGCGGGTCCGGCAGCTCCAGCGGCAGTACGTCGAGCTGTGGGTGGAGGTCGTCCGGCAGGTCCACCCCGCGCCCGCGGAGTCCGAGGTGCGGGCGGCGGTGCACGCGGTCTTCGGGCTGCTGAACTCCACCCCGCACCTGGGGCGCCCCGGCTCGCTGCCGGGCCGCACGGAGATGGCGCACCTGCTGCACCGGCTGGCGCTGGGCGCGTTCGCGGCGGTCGATGCGGACGGGGCCGCAGGGGTCGCCGAGGGCGTCGTGGCCGCGCACCGGGCGGGCTGA
- a CDS encoding carboxyl transferase domain-containing protein, giving the protein MEQAPVLAGTDDPASDAWRANEAAHRELSEQLREKLAAARLGGGEKARARHTARGKLLPRDRVDALLDPGSPFLELAPLAADGMYDGAAPAAGVIAGIGRVSGRETVIVANDATVKGGTYYPMTVKKHLRAQEVALENRLPCLYLVDSGGAFLPMQDEVFPDREHFGRIFYNQARMSAARIPQIAAVLGSCTAGGAYVPAMSDEAVIVRNQGTIFLGGPPLVKAATGEVVSAEELGGGEVHSRTSGVTDHLAEDDAHALRIVRTIVATLGDRPPLPWAVRPVEEPKADPAGLYGAVPVDSRTPYDVREVIARITDGSRFAEFKAEYGTTLVTGFAHIHGHPVGIVANNGILFSESAQKGAHFVELCDQRGIPLLFLQNISGFMVGRDYEAGGIAKHGAKMVTAVACTRVPKLTVVVGGSYGAGNYSMCGRAYSPRFLWMWPNAKISVMGGEQAASVLATVKRDQLEARGEEWSTEDEAAFKDPIRAQYETQGNAYYATARLWDDGVIDPLETRQVLGLALTACANAPLPQRDGAAPGFGVFRM; this is encoded by the coding sequence ATCGAGCAGGCACCGGTGCTGGCGGGCACCGACGACCCGGCGTCCGACGCCTGGCGGGCCAACGAGGCCGCCCACCGCGAGCTGTCCGAGCAGCTCCGCGAGAAGCTGGCCGCGGCCCGGCTGGGCGGCGGCGAGAAGGCCCGGGCGCGGCACACGGCCCGCGGCAAGCTGCTGCCCCGCGACCGCGTCGACGCCCTGCTGGACCCCGGCTCCCCCTTCCTGGAGCTGGCGCCGCTGGCCGCGGACGGGATGTACGACGGGGCCGCGCCGGCCGCCGGGGTGATCGCCGGCATCGGCCGGGTCAGCGGCCGGGAGACCGTGATCGTCGCCAACGACGCCACGGTCAAGGGCGGCACGTACTACCCGATGACGGTCAAGAAGCACCTGCGCGCCCAGGAGGTGGCGCTGGAGAACCGCCTCCCGTGCCTGTACCTCGTCGACTCCGGCGGCGCCTTCCTGCCCATGCAGGACGAGGTCTTCCCCGACCGCGAGCACTTCGGCCGGATCTTCTACAACCAGGCGCGGATGTCCGCCGCCCGCATCCCGCAGATCGCCGCGGTCCTCGGCTCCTGCACCGCCGGCGGCGCCTACGTCCCGGCGATGAGCGACGAGGCGGTCATCGTCCGCAACCAGGGCACGATCTTCCTCGGCGGCCCCCCGCTGGTGAAGGCCGCCACCGGCGAGGTCGTCAGCGCCGAGGAGCTGGGCGGCGGTGAGGTGCACTCCCGCACCTCCGGCGTCACCGACCACCTCGCCGAGGACGACGCGCACGCCCTGCGGATCGTCCGCACCATCGTCGCCACCCTCGGCGACCGCCCGCCGCTCCCCTGGGCCGTCCGGCCCGTCGAGGAGCCCAAGGCCGACCCGGCGGGGCTCTACGGCGCGGTGCCGGTCGACTCCCGCACGCCCTACGACGTCCGCGAGGTGATCGCCCGGATCACCGACGGCTCCCGCTTCGCCGAGTTCAAGGCCGAGTACGGCACCACCCTGGTCACCGGCTTCGCCCACATCCACGGGCACCCGGTGGGGATCGTCGCCAACAACGGCATCCTGTTCTCCGAATCCGCCCAGAAGGGCGCCCACTTCGTCGAGCTGTGCGACCAGCGCGGCATCCCGCTGCTCTTCCTTCAGAACATCTCCGGCTTCATGGTCGGCCGCGACTACGAGGCGGGCGGCATCGCCAAGCACGGCGCCAAGATGGTCACCGCCGTCGCCTGCACCCGCGTCCCCAAGCTGACCGTCGTCGTCGGCGGCTCCTACGGCGCGGGCAACTACTCGATGTGCGGCCGCGCCTACTCCCCCCGCTTCCTGTGGATGTGGCCCAACGCCAAGATCTCCGTGATGGGCGGCGAGCAGGCCGCCTCCGTCCTCGCCACCGTCAAGCGCGACCAGTTGGAGGCGCGCGGCGAGGAGTGGAGCACCGAGGACGAGGCCGCCTTCAAGGACCCGATCCGCGCCCAGTACGAGACCCAGGGCAACGCCTACTACGCGACCGCCCGGCTCTGGGACGACGGCGTCATCGACCCGCTGGAGACCCGCCAGGTGCTGGGCCTGGCACTGACCGCGTGCGCCAACGCCCCGCTCCCCCAACGGGACGGCGCAGCGCCGGGCTTCGGCGTCTTCCGGATGTGA